One window of the Terriglobia bacterium genome contains the following:
- a CDS encoding citrate lyase subunit alpha (citrate-ACP transferase, the alpha subunit catalyzes the formation of (3S)-citryl-CoA from acetyl-CoA and citrate) produces MPTNAAGRVVPTNVNGTPQRPYAGVNNDHPQGRTAAAPIRSAADYPMNGDKRVPDLETALRQCGLSDGMTISTHHHLRDGDRVALWALQAAAKMGVHDLMWFPSASFPAHAPVIELMESGNVHHIEGSMNGPLGDYCTQGRMRGLGVLRSHGGRWQAIQDGEVHIDIAVIAAPTADQFGNANGSHGPSACGSLGFALADSMYADRVIVVTDNQVEFPCVPWQIQGNNVDYVVPVDSIGDPAKIVSGTTQITRSPDRLLIAQYVARFVRDAGIMRPGFSFQAGAGGIALAFVDYLRRYMKQSGVRARFVRGGSTRYLVELLNEGLTDYILDGQTFDLDAVRSIANDPRHIPTSPFTSYNYHGKGFFNSLVDVVVLGATEVDVNFNANVVTHSDGRLLHGIGGWQNCLFAGCTVLAVPSFRDRIPVIVDQVTTLTGPGELIDVVATERGIAINPRRKDLLDAVQGSSLPIRPIQAIQRDVEKICGGKPQKPRLTEKPVAVVKWVDGTVLDTVWQVRT; encoded by the coding sequence ATGCCGACCAACGCCGCGGGGCGCGTGGTGCCGACGAACGTTAACGGCACGCCGCAGCGGCCCTACGCGGGCGTGAACAACGATCATCCGCAGGGACGCACGGCGGCGGCGCCGATCCGCAGCGCCGCCGATTATCCGATGAACGGCGACAAGCGCGTGCCCGATCTTGAAACCGCGCTGCGCCAATGCGGGCTGAGCGACGGGATGACGATCTCGACGCACCATCACCTTCGCGACGGCGACCGGGTGGCGCTGTGGGCGCTCCAGGCGGCGGCGAAGATGGGGGTGCACGACCTGATGTGGTTTCCGAGCGCGTCGTTTCCCGCGCACGCGCCGGTCATCGAACTGATGGAATCCGGCAACGTGCATCACATCGAGGGCTCGATGAACGGGCCGCTGGGCGATTACTGCACGCAGGGAAGGATGCGCGGCCTGGGCGTGCTGCGCTCGCACGGTGGACGCTGGCAGGCGATCCAGGACGGCGAAGTGCACATTGACATCGCGGTGATTGCCGCGCCCACCGCCGATCAGTTCGGCAACGCCAACGGGTCGCACGGGCCTTCGGCCTGTGGCTCGCTGGGGTTCGCGCTGGCGGATTCCATGTACGCCGACCGTGTGATCGTGGTCACCGATAACCAGGTCGAGTTCCCCTGCGTACCCTGGCAGATCCAGGGCAACAACGTCGACTATGTCGTCCCGGTGGACTCGATCGGCGATCCGGCAAAGATCGTCTCGGGTACGACGCAGATTACGCGCTCGCCCGACCGGCTGCTGATCGCGCAGTACGTGGCGCGGTTCGTACGCGACGCCGGCATCATGCGCCCGGGATTCTCGTTCCAGGCGGGCGCGGGCGGCATCGCGCTCGCTTTTGTGGATTACCTACGACGTTACATGAAGCAGAGCGGGGTGCGGGCGCGCTTCGTGCGCGGCGGCTCGACGCGATATCTGGTTGAACTCCTCAACGAGGGTCTCACCGATTACATTCTCGACGGGCAGACGTTCGACCTCGACGCGGTGCGCTCTATAGCCAACGACCCACGTCACATCCCGACCTCGCCCTTCACCTCCTACAACTACCACGGCAAGGGATTTTTCAATTCGCTGGTCGACGTGGTGGTGCTGGGCGCGACGGAAGTGGACGTGAACTTCAACGCGAATGTGGTGACGCACTCCGACGGCCGTCTGCTGCACGGCATCGGCGGCTGGCAGAACTGCCTATTCGCGGGATGCACGGTGCTGGCCGTCCCGTCGTTCCGCGACCGCATTCCGGTGATTGTGGACCAGGTGACGACGCTCACCGGGCCGGGTGAACTGATCGACGTGGTGGCCACCGAGCGCGGGATTGCCATCAATCCGCGGCGCAAAGACCTGCTCGATGCCGTCCAGGGATCATCCCTGCCCATCCGTCCCATTCAAGCCATCCAGCGCGACGTCGAGAAAATCTGCGGCGGCAAACCGCAGAAACCGCGCCTGACCGAGAAGCCGGTCGCCGTGGTGAAGTGGGTGGACGGCACGGTGCTGGACACGGTCTGGCAAGTTCGCACATAA